A genomic window from Pseudomonas argentinensis includes:
- the ycaC gene encoding isochorismate family cysteine hydrolase YcaC: protein MTNAIAYNRLDKDNAAVLLVDHQAGLLSLVRDIDPDKFKNNVLALADLAKFFNLPTILTTSFETGPNGPLVPELKEMFPEAPYIARPGQINAWDNEDFVKAIKATGKKQLIIAGVVTEVCVAFPALAAIEEGFDVFVVTDASGTFNQISRDSAWQRMTAAGAQLMNWFAVACELHRDWRNDVEGLAKICSDHIPDYRNLMTSYAALTASK, encoded by the coding sequence ATGACCAACGCCATCGCCTACAACCGCCTGGACAAAGACAACGCCGCCGTTCTGCTGGTCGACCACCAGGCCGGTCTGCTGTCCCTGGTACGTGACATCGACCCGGACAAGTTCAAGAACAACGTGCTGGCCCTGGCCGATCTCGCCAAGTTCTTCAACCTGCCGACCATACTCACCACCAGCTTCGAAACCGGCCCCAACGGCCCGCTGGTACCCGAGCTGAAAGAGATGTTCCCGGAAGCGCCGTACATCGCCCGCCCTGGCCAGATCAACGCCTGGGACAACGAAGATTTCGTCAAGGCGATCAAGGCCACCGGCAAGAAACAGCTGATCATCGCCGGTGTGGTGACCGAAGTGTGCGTGGCGTTCCCGGCCCTGGCCGCCATCGAAGAGGGCTTCGACGTGTTCGTGGTCACCGATGCCTCCGGCACCTTCAACCAGATCAGCCGTGATTCGGCCTGGCAGCGCATGACCGCTGCTGGCGCCCAGCTGATGAATTGGTTCGCCGTGGCCTGCGAGCTGCACCGCGACTGGCGCAACGACGTGGAAGGCCTGGCGAAGATCTGCTCGGACCATATCCCCGACTACCGCAACCTGATGACCAGCTACGCGGCGCTGACCGCCAGCAAGTAA
- a CDS encoding LysR substrate-binding domain-containing protein — protein MEDLNTLYYFTQVVEHGGFAPAGRALDIPKSKLSRRIALLEERLGVRLLQRTSRHCSLTEIGQEYYQRCVAMRVEAEGAAEVIERNRSEPRGLVRLACPTTLLNSWVGPMLTRFMLRYPAVELFIESTNRRVDVLHEGFDIALRVRFPPLENTDMVMKVLGNSRQCLVGRADFLKQLPKAFQPADLGQLPSLHWGGSQREYQWELFGPDDGRLVIPHRPRMVTDDLIALRHGTLAGVGIAHVPRVAVRKDLEAGTLVEMLPGWEPKCGIVHATFPSRRGLLPSVRTLIDFLAEEFRESDMA, from the coding sequence ATGGAAGACCTGAACACGCTCTACTACTTCACCCAGGTGGTGGAGCACGGCGGCTTCGCCCCGGCCGGCCGCGCGCTGGATATTCCCAAGTCCAAACTCAGCCGGCGCATCGCCCTGCTCGAGGAGCGCCTGGGCGTGCGCCTGCTGCAACGTACCAGCCGGCACTGCTCGCTGACCGAGATCGGCCAGGAGTACTACCAGCGTTGCGTGGCCATGCGCGTGGAAGCCGAGGGCGCCGCCGAGGTGATCGAGCGCAACCGCAGCGAGCCCCGCGGCCTGGTGCGCCTGGCCTGCCCGACCACGCTGCTGAATTCCTGGGTCGGGCCGATGCTGACTCGTTTCATGCTGCGCTACCCGGCGGTGGAGCTGTTTATCGAGAGCACCAACCGACGTGTCGACGTGCTCCACGAAGGCTTCGATATCGCCCTGCGCGTGCGCTTCCCGCCCCTGGAAAATACCGACATGGTGATGAAGGTGCTCGGCAACAGCCGCCAGTGCCTGGTGGGCCGTGCGGATTTCCTCAAGCAGCTGCCGAAGGCATTCCAGCCCGCCGACCTGGGCCAGTTGCCGAGCCTTCACTGGGGCGGCTCGCAGCGTGAATACCAGTGGGAACTGTTCGGCCCGGACGACGGCAGGCTGGTCATCCCCCATCGCCCGCGCATGGTCACCGACGACCTGATCGCCCTGCGCCACGGCACCCTGGCCGGCGTCGGCATCGCCCACGTGCCCCGGGTAGCCGTGCGCAAGGATCTGGAGGCCGGCACCCTGGTGGAAATGCTGCCGGGCTGGGAGCCCAAATGCGGCATCGTCCATGCCACCTTCCCGTCACGCCGCGGCCTGCTGCCGTCGGTGCGTACGCTGATCGACTTTCTGGCGGAGGAGTTTCGCGAAAGCGATATGGCGTAA
- a CDS encoding nucleotidyltransferase family protein: protein MNPLSHIQALMSADARRWEILQHVRDLRLPDCWVAAGFIRCAVWDHLHGHAPSPLPTDIDVIWFDPDNPLPERDFELEARLLNADNTLNWSVKNQARMHLRNGDRPYESATGAMAYWPDTATAVAVRLSASGEVEVAAPFGLDDLFDLVVRPAGRFRDEKRQLFLKRLYSKQWLTKWPGLTVLD, encoded by the coding sequence ATGAATCCCCTTTCCCATATCCAGGCTCTCATGAGCGCTGACGCACGCCGCTGGGAGATTCTGCAGCACGTGCGTGACTTACGCCTGCCAGACTGCTGGGTGGCCGCGGGCTTTATCCGATGTGCCGTTTGGGATCACCTGCATGGCCACGCCCCATCGCCCCTGCCGACTGATATCGATGTGATCTGGTTCGATCCGGATAATCCACTGCCGGAGCGGGACTTTGAGTTGGAAGCCAGGCTGCTGAACGCGGATAACACGCTGAACTGGTCGGTAAAGAACCAGGCACGCATGCACCTGCGCAATGGTGATCGACCTTACGAGTCGGCAACGGGCGCGATGGCTTATTGGCCCGACACCGCAACGGCAGTGGCCGTGCGGCTGAGCGCGAGTGGCGAAGTGGAAGTCGCCGCGCCATTCGGCTTGGATGATCTTTTCGATCTCGTCGTACGGCCAGCCGGAAGGTTTCGAGACGAGAAAAGGCAGCTATTTCTGAAGCGGCTGTATAGCAAACAGTGGCTGACGAAATGGCCTGGCTTGACCGTGCTCGACTAA
- the hrpA gene encoding ATP-dependent RNA helicase HrpA — protein sequence MTDAPFDIAALQKNLDHAMIADRHRLRRQLHELQKKPDATKQAQWLERFQASCAKVETRRLSVPVMRYDDALPIAAKRDEIKAALEKHQVLVIAGETGSGKTTQLPKICLEIGRGQHGLIGHTQPRRLAARSVATRVAEEIGTPLGELVGYQVRFEDQSKDSTLIKLMTDGILLAETQHDRYLEKYDTLIVDEAHERSLNIDFLLGYLKTLLPRRPDLKVIITSATIDLERFSKHFGGDGLPDAPIVEVSGRTYPVETWYRPLAAEVDEEGESLLDDLTVDQGILAALDEIAAHEKSVGQRPGDVLIFLPGEREIRDAAEVLRKANLRFTEVLPLYARLTPAEQQKIFAPMAGRKIVLATNVAETSLTVPGIRYVIDSGTARISRYSYRAKVQRLPIEAISQASANQRKGRCGRVEPGICVRLYSEEDFLGRPTFTDPEILRTNLAAVILQMLHLRLGNIEDFPFIEPPDGKAISDGFNLLQELSAVNREGQLTPLGRQLARLPIDPRLGRMVLEAAKLGSLPELLIVASALSVQDPRERPMDRQQAADQAHAQWKDVDSDFAALINLWRGFEEKRQELGSNPLRTWCKKNFLNYMRLREWRDAHRQLVLLAKDLQLTPARAAAQTAEGGKPAPKPVQATTDTKVNVILREQAEASEAAQRAKGYAAVHKAILSGLLSQIGQKAEEGDFLGARQRRFWVHPSSVIGRKKPNWIMAAELVETTKLFARQVAKIEPDWIEPLAGHLIKKNHFEPHWEKKRGQVVAYEQVTLYGLIVVGRRPVHYGPIDPQASRELFIREGLVRGEINSRAKCLNANRELLEKLDELEAKARRRDILADEETLFAYYEARIPEDINQAATFESWYKRESAKDPQLLMMREEDVLAREALEVTAAQYPDTLHIGELQLPLTYHFEPNHPRDGVTLRVPAPLLPQLPAERLEWLVPGLIEAKAIDLVRGLPKAIRKNFVPVPDFVGAALSKLTFGQGSLPESLARELQRMTGARIDSEAWIEATRQLEDHLKMNIEVVDTHGKLLGEGRDLAELTARFAEASQAALAIPRTDKVQKPVEAKGFAQVAEKTQQKVAGLSMTVFPALVESAGSGSDGERGVVKEGRFPTRAEAEFQHRRALQRLLLQQLAEPAKYLRGKLPGLTELGLLHRELGRVEALVEDILLASLDSCILDGEQPLPRDGAALAALAEKKRGAWAEHAEKLARLTLEILKLWHGLQKRFKGKIDLAQAVALNDIKAQLGNLVYPGFVRETPAEWLKELPRYLKAIEQRFDKIAAQLQRDRVWSGELAGYWEQYQARLSKHLQEGKRDPELQTYRWMLEEYRVSLWAQQLGTRMAVSDKRLSKQWSQVEG from the coding sequence ATGACCGACGCCCCCTTCGATATCGCCGCCCTGCAGAAGAACCTCGACCACGCCATGATCGCCGACCGCCATCGTTTGCGGCGGCAGTTGCACGAGCTGCAGAAAAAGCCCGACGCAACCAAGCAGGCGCAGTGGCTGGAGCGTTTTCAGGCCTCGTGCGCCAAGGTTGAGACGCGGCGGCTGAGCGTGCCGGTGATGCGCTATGACGACGCCTTGCCGATCGCCGCCAAGCGCGACGAGATCAAGGCGGCGCTTGAAAAACATCAAGTGCTGGTGATCGCCGGCGAAACCGGTTCGGGCAAGACCACCCAGCTACCGAAGATCTGCCTGGAGATCGGTCGTGGCCAGCACGGCCTGATCGGCCATACCCAGCCGCGACGGCTGGCGGCGCGCAGCGTAGCCACGCGGGTGGCGGAAGAGATCGGCACGCCGCTCGGTGAGCTGGTCGGCTACCAGGTGCGCTTCGAGGATCAGAGCAAGGACAGCACGCTGATCAAGCTGATGACCGACGGCATCCTGCTCGCCGAAACCCAGCACGACCGCTACCTGGAAAAGTACGACACCCTCATCGTCGACGAGGCCCACGAACGCAGCCTCAATATCGACTTCCTCCTGGGGTATCTGAAAACCCTGCTGCCGCGCCGGCCCGACCTCAAGGTGATCATCACCTCGGCGACCATCGACCTGGAGCGATTCTCCAAGCACTTCGGTGGGGACGGGCTGCCGGATGCGCCCATCGTCGAGGTTTCCGGGCGCACCTATCCGGTGGAAACCTGGTACCGCCCGCTGGCCGCCGAGGTGGACGAGGAGGGTGAAAGCCTGCTCGACGACCTGACCGTCGACCAGGGCATTCTCGCGGCGCTGGACGAGATTGCCGCCCACGAGAAAAGTGTCGGCCAGCGCCCCGGCGATGTGCTGATCTTCCTGCCCGGCGAGCGTGAGATTCGCGATGCCGCCGAGGTGCTGCGCAAGGCCAACCTGCGCTTCACCGAAGTGCTGCCGCTGTATGCGCGGCTGACGCCGGCCGAGCAGCAGAAGATCTTCGCGCCCATGGCCGGGCGCAAGATCGTGCTGGCCACCAACGTGGCGGAAACCTCGCTGACGGTGCCGGGCATTCGCTACGTGATCGACAGCGGCACCGCGCGCATCAGCCGCTACAGCTACCGCGCCAAGGTGCAGCGCCTGCCTATCGAGGCGATTTCCCAGGCCAGCGCCAACCAGCGCAAGGGCCGATGCGGGCGGGTCGAGCCGGGCATCTGCGTGCGCCTGTACAGCGAGGAGGATTTCCTCGGCCGGCCGACTTTCACCGACCCGGAAATCCTGCGTACCAACCTGGCGGCGGTGATCCTGCAGATGCTCCATCTGCGCCTGGGCAATATCGAGGATTTCCCCTTTATCGAGCCACCGGACGGCAAGGCCATCAGCGATGGTTTCAACCTGCTGCAAGAGCTTTCGGCGGTCAATCGAGAAGGCCAGCTGACGCCACTGGGTCGCCAGCTGGCGCGCCTGCCCATCGACCCGCGACTGGGCCGCATGGTGCTCGAAGCGGCCAAGCTGGGCAGCCTGCCGGAACTGCTGATCGTCGCCAGTGCGCTGTCGGTGCAGGACCCACGCGAGCGGCCGATGGACCGCCAGCAGGCGGCCGATCAGGCCCACGCGCAGTGGAAGGATGTGGATTCCGACTTCGCTGCGCTGATCAACCTGTGGCGCGGCTTCGAGGAAAAACGCCAGGAGCTGGGTTCCAACCCGCTGCGCACCTGGTGCAAGAAGAACTTCCTCAACTACATGCGCCTGCGCGAATGGCGCGATGCCCATCGCCAGCTGGTGCTGCTGGCCAAGGATCTGCAACTGACGCCCGCCAGGGCCGCGGCGCAAACCGCCGAGGGCGGCAAGCCCGCGCCAAAGCCGGTGCAGGCCACCACAGATACCAAGGTCAACGTGATCCTGCGCGAGCAGGCCGAGGCCAGCGAGGCGGCGCAGCGTGCCAAGGGTTATGCAGCCGTGCACAAGGCGATTCTCAGCGGCCTGCTCAGCCAGATCGGCCAGAAAGCCGAGGAGGGCGATTTTCTCGGTGCCCGCCAGCGGCGCTTCTGGGTGCATCCGTCGTCGGTGATCGGCCGCAAGAAACCCAACTGGATCATGGCCGCCGAGCTGGTCGAGACCACCAAGCTGTTCGCCCGCCAGGTGGCGAAGATCGAGCCGGACTGGATCGAGCCGCTGGCCGGCCACCTGATCAAGAAGAACCACTTCGAGCCGCACTGGGAGAAGAAGCGTGGCCAGGTGGTGGCCTACGAGCAGGTCACCCTGTACGGGCTGATCGTGGTGGGGCGCCGCCCGGTGCATTACGGGCCCATCGACCCGCAGGCCTCGCGCGAGCTGTTTATCCGCGAAGGCCTGGTGCGCGGTGAAATCAACAGCCGCGCCAAGTGCCTGAACGCCAACCGCGAGCTGCTGGAGAAGCTCGACGAGCTGGAAGCCAAGGCGCGTCGCCGCGACATCCTCGCCGACGAGGAAACCCTGTTCGCCTATTACGAGGCGCGCATCCCGGAGGACATCAACCAGGCGGCCACCTTCGAGAGCTGGTACAAGCGCGAGAGCGCCAAGGACCCGCAACTGCTGATGATGCGCGAGGAGGACGTGCTGGCCCGGGAGGCGCTGGAAGTCACCGCTGCGCAGTACCCGGACACCCTGCATATCGGCGAGCTGCAATTGCCGCTGACCTATCACTTCGAGCCCAATCACCCGCGCGACGGCGTGACCCTGCGCGTGCCGGCGCCGCTGTTGCCGCAATTACCAGCAGAGCGCCTGGAGTGGCTGGTGCCGGGGCTGATCGAAGCCAAGGCCATCGACCTGGTGCGCGGCCTGCCCAAGGCCATTCGCAAGAACTTCGTGCCGGTGCCGGACTTCGTCGGCGCCGCCCTGAGCAAGCTCACCTTCGGCCAGGGCAGCCTGCCGGAAAGCCTGGCCCGCGAGCTGCAACGCATGACCGGTGCACGGATCGACAGCGAGGCCTGGATCGAGGCCACCCGCCAGCTCGAAGATCACCTGAAGATGAACATCGAGGTGGTCGACACCCACGGCAAGCTGCTCGGCGAAGGCCGCGACCTGGCCGAGCTGACCGCCCGCTTCGCCGAGGCCAGCCAGGCCGCGCTGGCCATTCCGCGAACCGACAAGGTGCAGAAGCCGGTGGAAGCCAAGGGCTTTGCCCAGGTCGCCGAGAAGACCCAGCAGAAGGTGGCCGGGCTGTCCATGACCGTGTTCCCGGCGCTGGTGGAGTCTGCCGGGAGCGGTTCTGATGGAGAGCGCGGCGTGGTCAAGGAAGGGCGCTTCCCGACCCGGGCCGAAGCCGAGTTCCAGCACCGCCGAGCCTTGCAGCGCCTGCTGCTGCAACAGCTGGCCGAACCGGCCAAGTACCTGCGCGGCAAGCTGCCGGGCCTGACCGAACTGGGCCTGTTGCACCGCGAGCTGGGCCGCGTAGAGGCGCTGGTCGAAGACATCCTGCTGGCCAGCCTGGACAGCTGCATCCTCGACGGTGAGCAGCCGTTGCCCCGCGACGGCGCTGCCCTGGCCGCCCTGGCCGAGAAGAAACGTGGCGCCTGGGCCGAGCACGCCGAAAAGCTGGCGCGCCTGACCCTGGAAATCCTCAAGCTGTGGCACGGCCTGCAGAAGCGCTTCAAGGGCAAGATCGACCTGGCCCAGGCGGTGGCGCTCAACGACATCAAGGCGCAGCTGGGCAACCTCGTCTATCCCGGCTTCGTACGCGAAACCCCGGCCGAATGGCTCAAGGAACTGCCGCGCTACCTCAAGGCCATCGAGCAACGCTTCGACAAGATCGCCGCCCAACTGCAACGCGACCGGGTGTGGAGCGGCGAGCTGGCCGGCTACTGGGAGCAATACCAGGCGCGCCTGAGCAAGCACCTGCAGGAAGGCAAGCGCGACCCCGAACTGCAGACCTACCGCTGGATGCTCGAGGAATACCGCGTATCCCTCTGGGCCCAGCAGCTGGGTACCAGGATGGCCGTGTCTGACAAGCGCCTGAGCAAGCAGTGGAGCCAGGTGGAAGGCTGA
- a CDS encoding restriction endonuclease, producing the protein MMTRFGRIETKYSARGIPSYRLEIWHDGLKKHRVIKGDCEFIIDSKARMQAEEWDQRWEVVSEREQQKADRAACKRMTEESKALASKQTRAAQAELDALSNILKATLEVNDAIEWESLKNKAPFPEKGPAPLKLPLEPQRADFPRDPQREDQKYNPKLGLLEWLIPSRKARLLAAAEAVFAADKIAWKEHCAVVEKAHQAALENHAKIVDKLKKSHTAEIAAWEIRRDEYRGERAAEHAQIDKKRMKYEAFEPEAIVEYCDLALSSSKYPEFFPQEFDLDYDPASKTLILDYHLPAPDALPRLKSVKYVASRDDFEESTITEAQASKLYDDVLYQVSLRTLHELFEADVIDALEAVNFNGIVTAVNRSTGKAVTSCVLSIRASKAEFTQINLDQVDPKACFKSMKGVGSSKLHGLAPVAPIMQLRKDDTRFISSYDVASTLDESVNLAAMGWEDFEHLIRELFEQEFSVNGGEVKVTQASRDGGVDAVAFDPDPIRGGKIVIQAKRYTNTVGVGAVRDLYGTVLNEGATKGILVTTSDYGPDSYAFAAGKPLVLLSGANLLHMLQKHGHKARINLREAKQMAPT; encoded by the coding sequence ATGATGACCCGATTCGGCCGGATCGAAACCAAATACAGCGCTCGTGGCATCCCCAGCTACCGCCTAGAAATCTGGCATGACGGCCTGAAAAAGCATCGTGTTATCAAGGGTGACTGCGAGTTCATCATCGACTCTAAAGCTAGGATGCAAGCTGAAGAATGGGACCAACGATGGGAGGTAGTCTCAGAACGAGAGCAGCAGAAGGCAGATCGTGCTGCTTGCAAAAGAATGACAGAAGAAAGTAAAGCGCTGGCATCGAAACAAACGCGGGCAGCTCAAGCTGAGCTCGATGCTTTAAGCAACATCCTCAAAGCAACGCTTGAAGTCAATGACGCGATTGAGTGGGAAAGCCTTAAGAACAAGGCCCCCTTCCCCGAAAAAGGTCCAGCCCCTCTAAAGCTTCCACTCGAGCCCCAAAGGGCCGATTTTCCAAGAGACCCCCAAAGAGAGGATCAAAAATACAATCCTAAGCTGGGTCTTCTGGAGTGGCTTATACCCTCCCGAAAAGCCCGCCTTCTAGCAGCAGCCGAAGCTGTTTTTGCTGCCGACAAGATAGCGTGGAAGGAACATTGCGCAGTGGTAGAGAAAGCGCATCAAGCAGCCCTAGAGAACCACGCCAAAATAGTAGACAAATTAAAAAAATCTCATACAGCAGAAATTGCCGCCTGGGAAATCAGGCGAGACGAATACAGAGGAGAAAGAGCGGCAGAACATGCCCAAATAGATAAAAAACGAATGAAATACGAGGCATTTGAACCCGAGGCGATAGTTGAGTATTGCGACCTTGCTTTATCCTCATCAAAGTATCCCGAATTCTTTCCTCAAGAATTTGATCTAGATTATGACCCTGCTTCTAAGACACTGATCTTAGACTACCATCTTCCAGCACCAGATGCTCTACCTCGCTTAAAATCAGTAAAATATGTAGCTAGCCGGGACGACTTCGAAGAAAGTACTATCACCGAAGCCCAAGCTTCAAAACTGTATGACGACGTGCTCTACCAAGTATCTCTCCGCACCTTGCACGAGTTATTTGAAGCAGATGTGATTGATGCGCTTGAAGCAGTGAACTTTAACGGAATTGTAACTGCTGTAAACAGGTCAACAGGCAAAGCGGTGACTTCTTGTGTTCTATCGATCAGAGCTAGCAAAGCCGAATTCACTCAAATCAATCTTGATCAAGTAGATCCCAAGGCTTGCTTCAAGTCTATGAAAGGAGTCGGAAGTTCTAAACTTCACGGGCTAGCTCCCGTAGCGCCAATTATGCAGCTCCGCAAAGATGATACTCGCTTTATATCCTCATATGACGTAGCAAGCACGCTTGACGAGAGCGTCAATCTCGCTGCAATGGGATGGGAAGACTTTGAACACCTGATTCGAGAGCTATTCGAGCAAGAATTTTCGGTGAACGGTGGTGAAGTTAAGGTTACTCAGGCAAGTCGCGATGGCGGTGTTGATGCAGTAGCTTTTGACCCAGATCCTATTCGTGGTGGAAAAATCGTGATCCAAGCCAAGCGGTATACCAACACCGTCGGGGTCGGTGCTGTGCGCGACCTTTATGGAACAGTGCTTAACGAAGGCGCAACCAAAGGAATCTTGGTTACCACATCCGATTACGGTCCAGACTCATATGCTTTCGCAGCTGGAAAGCCACTTGTCCTTCTGAGTGGAGCAAACCTTTTGCATATGCTGCAAAAGCATGGACATAAGGCAAGAATCAACCTCAGAGAGGCAAAACAAATGGCACCTACCTGA
- a CDS encoding APC family permease codes for MTPIIVLGTFGILAEITRGAVPAAYVAASLAMFFTALSYARMARLFSVAGSAYSYVRRSISDHLGFIAGWAVLLDYLFLPMAIWLIGAAYLHSAFPQLPQALWVLTFIVVTSLINVVGLRLAKGINGVLMLVQFLVLLAFVALCVHYVLGDASKPLWSLEPFIGEGMNLHLVMAGAAVACYSFLGFDAVSTLTEETHDPERTIPRAILLITLIGGLIFVTTAYFVQLAHPSLVFQSSDAAAYEIARNIGGDVFVSVFLIGLIVGQFTSGLAAQASASRLMFAMGRDGVLPRALLGTLSPRFGTPVGAILVCAVVALLALKLDVTTSTSFINFGAFLAFSLVNLSVIVHFARQPQVRGPLQLLLHLLCPLIGLLATLWLMASLDRLAIMLGCAWLVLGGLYLVWLTGGLRRPPPQLQFDAE; via the coding sequence ATGACGCCGATCATCGTGCTCGGCACCTTCGGCATTCTCGCCGAGATCACCCGCGGCGCCGTCCCGGCCGCCTACGTGGCCGCGTCGCTGGCAATGTTCTTCACCGCCCTCAGCTATGCCCGCATGGCCAGGCTGTTTTCGGTCGCCGGTTCGGCCTACAGCTACGTGCGGCGCAGCATCAGTGATCACCTGGGTTTCATCGCCGGTTGGGCGGTGCTGCTCGACTACCTGTTCCTGCCCATGGCCATCTGGCTGATCGGCGCGGCCTACCTGCACTCGGCGTTCCCGCAGTTACCCCAGGCGCTGTGGGTGCTGACCTTCATCGTGGTTACCAGCCTGATCAACGTGGTGGGCCTGCGCCTGGCCAAGGGTATCAACGGCGTGTTGATGCTGGTGCAATTCCTGGTGCTGCTGGCGTTCGTGGCGCTGTGCGTACACTACGTGCTGGGCGATGCCAGCAAGCCGCTGTGGTCGCTCGAGCCCTTCATCGGCGAGGGCATGAACCTGCACCTGGTGATGGCCGGTGCGGCGGTGGCCTGTTACTCGTTCCTGGGCTTCGATGCGGTCAGCACCCTGACCGAGGAAACCCATGACCCGGAGCGCACCATTCCGCGGGCAATCCTGCTGATCACCCTGATCGGCGGGCTGATCTTCGTGACCACGGCCTACTTCGTACAGCTGGCCCACCCCTCCCTGGTGTTCCAGAGCAGCGATGCGGCGGCCTACGAGATCGCCCGCAATATCGGCGGCGATGTGTTCGTGTCGGTGTTCCTTATCGGCCTGATCGTCGGCCAGTTCACCTCCGGCCTGGCGGCCCAGGCCAGCGCCTCGCGGCTGATGTTCGCCATGGGTCGCGATGGCGTGCTGCCCCGTGCGCTGCTGGGCACCCTGAGCCCGCGCTTCGGCACGCCGGTGGGCGCCATCCTGGTGTGCGCCGTGGTGGCCCTGCTGGCCCTGAAGCTGGACGTGACCACCTCGACCTCGTTCATCAACTTCGGCGCCTTCCTGGCCTTCAGCCTGGTCAACCTCTCGGTGATCGTCCACTTCGCCCGCCAACCCCAGGTGCGCGGCCCGCTGCAGCTGCTGCTGCACCTGCTGTGCCCGCTGATCGGCCTGCTGGCGACGCTATGGCTGATGGCCAGCCTCGACCGCCTGGCGATCATGCTCGGCTGCGCCTGGCTGGTACTTGGCGGCCTTTACCTGGTCTGGCTGACCGGCGGCTTGCGCCGCCCACCGCCGCAGCTGCAGTTCGACGCGGAGTAG
- a CDS encoding carbon-nitrogen hydrolase family protein, with amino-acid sequence MQVELAQLTGRDGDTAHNLAQALDAIASCQAGTRLLVFPETYLTGFPTPGNIAALAEPLDGPSLTAIGRAAAARGLAVAIGVAENDGGSFYNTTVLLDGQNLLLSYRKTHLWASDRGVFTPGDRYATALLDGVRVGLLVCFDIEFPESARALGELGAELLIVTNGNMDPYGPTHRTAIMARAMENQAYAVMSNRVGEGDGGLVFAGGSAVADPNGSLLLEAGREPCRQTVALDFQRLAEARRDYRYLEERRMPLSGTRVDHANGLRELLIP; translated from the coding sequence ATGCAAGTCGAACTCGCTCAGCTCACCGGTCGTGACGGTGATACGGCCCACAACCTCGCCCAGGCCCTGGACGCCATCGCCTCGTGCCAGGCAGGCACCCGCCTGCTGGTGTTTCCGGAAACCTACCTGACCGGTTTCCCGACCCCAGGCAACATCGCCGCGCTGGCCGAGCCCCTGGATGGCCCGAGCCTGACCGCCATCGGCCGGGCCGCTGCGGCGCGTGGGCTGGCGGTGGCCATCGGCGTTGCCGAGAATGACGGCGGCAGCTTCTACAACACCACGGTGCTGCTGGACGGGCAGAACCTCCTGCTGAGCTACCGCAAGACCCACCTGTGGGCGTCTGACCGTGGTGTGTTCACCCCGGGCGACCGCTACGCCACGGCGCTGCTCGACGGCGTGCGGGTCGGCCTGCTGGTGTGCTTCGACATCGAGTTCCCGGAGAGCGCCCGGGCCCTCGGCGAGCTGGGCGCCGAATTGCTGATCGTCACCAACGGCAACATGGATCCCTACGGGCCGACGCACCGCACCGCGATCATGGCGCGGGCCATGGAAAACCAGGCCTATGCGGTGATGAGCAACCGGGTGGGCGAGGGCGACGGCGGCCTGGTGTTCGCCGGCGGCAGCGCGGTGGCCGACCCCAACGGCAGCCTGCTGCTGGAGGCCGGTCGCGAGCCGTGCCGGCAGACCGTCGCCCTGGACTTCCAGCGCCTGGCCGAGGCGCGCCGTGACTATCGGTACCTGGAAGAGCGGCGCATGCCGCTGTCGGGCACGCGCGTCGACCACGCCAATGGCCTGCGTGAACTGCTGATCCCCTGA
- a CDS encoding response regulator transcription factor, whose amino-acid sequence MTMTLHDIAFHRSVAELIEALHSPPFWRTLARTLAQYVHHDSWVALIFSEGRPQVLAESPGDDGAPDLLFQDYLHGLYLLDPFYIGSRESGREGLVRLSDVAPECFEQTDYYQRYFSLNVVADEVQFNVALPGARTLCLSLGSRQRFLPEQIALLSLVQPWVAALMRQRLSFEPEPSEPAAAPPWQERLEQMAHQVETALTGRELEVVRLMLAGHSSKEVARKLAISAETVKVHRKHVYSKLSIKSQSELFALFLQAQRG is encoded by the coding sequence ATGACCATGACCTTGCACGACATCGCCTTCCACCGCAGCGTGGCCGAGCTCATCGAGGCGCTGCACAGCCCGCCGTTCTGGCGCACCCTGGCCCGCACCCTGGCGCAGTACGTGCACCACGACAGCTGGGTGGCGTTGATCTTCAGCGAGGGGCGCCCCCAGGTGCTGGCCGAAAGCCCGGGCGACGATGGTGCGCCGGATCTGCTGTTCCAGGATTACCTGCACGGCCTCTACCTGCTCGACCCCTTCTATATCGGAAGTCGGGAAAGCGGCCGGGAAGGCCTGGTGCGCCTGAGTGACGTCGCCCCGGAATGCTTCGAGCAGACGGACTACTACCAACGCTACTTCAGCCTCAACGTGGTGGCCGACGAGGTGCAGTTCAACGTCGCCCTGCCCGGCGCGCGCACCCTGTGCCTGTCCCTGGGCTCACGGCAACGCTTCCTGCCGGAGCAGATCGCCCTGCTCTCCCTGGTGCAGCCCTGGGTGGCGGCGCTGATGCGCCAGCGCCTGAGCTTCGAGCCCGAACCCAGCGAGCCCGCCGCCGCCCCGCCCTGGCAGGAACGGCTGGAGCAGATGGCGCATCAGGTGGAAACGGCGCTGACCGGCCGTGAGCTGGAAGTGGTGCGCCTGATGCTCGCCGGCCACTCCAGCAAGGAGGTGGCCCGCAAGCTGGCCATTTCGGCGGAGACCGTGAAGGTGCACCGCAAGCACGTCTACAGCAAGCTGAGTATCAAGTCGCAGTCGGAGTTGTTCGCCCTGTTCCTGCAGGCCCAGCGCGGCTAG